The following are encoded in a window of Primulina eburnea isolate SZY01 chromosome 4, ASM2296580v1, whole genome shotgun sequence genomic DNA:
- the LOC140830935 gene encoding cell division control protein 2 homolog A-like yields MDQYEKVEKIGEGMYGVVYKARDRITNETIALKKIRLEQEDEGVPSTAIREISLLKEMQHGNIVRLQDVVHSEKRLYLVFEYLDLDLKKHMDSCPEFSKDPHLVKMFLYQILCGIAYCHSHRVLHRDLKPQNLLIDRRTNALKLADFGLARAFGIPVRTFTHEVVTLWYRAPEILLGSRHYSTPVDVWSVGCIFAEMVNQQALFPGDSEIDELFKIFRVMGTPNEDTWPGVTSLPDFKSAFPKWPSKDLATVVPNLDAAGLNLLGKMLCLDPTKRTTARSALEHEYFKDIGLIP; encoded by the exons ATGGATCAG TATGAAAAAGTTGAGAAAATAGGTGAGGGTATGTATGGAGTGGTGTACAAGGCTCGTGATCGCATAACAAATGAAACAATTGCTCTGAAGAAAATCCGTTTGGAGCAGGAAGATGAGGGAGTGCCAAGCACCGCTATCAGAGAGATTTCTCTCTTGAAAGAGATGCAACATGGGAATATTGTGAG GTTGCAGGATGTGGTGCACAGTGAAAAACGCTTGTATCTGGTTTTTGAATATCTGGATTTGGATTTGAAGAAACACATGGATTCTTGCCCAGAGTTCTCAAAGGATCCTCATCTGGTCAAA ATGTTTCTGTATCAAATACTTTGTGGTATTGCCTATTGTCATTCTCATCGTGTCCTTCACCGAGACTTGAAGCCTCAGAACTTGCTGATAGATCGCCGGACCAATGCATTAAAACTTGCAGATTTCGGATTGGCTAGAGCATTTGGTATACCTGTCAGGACATTTACACATGAG GTTGTGACACTATGGTACAGGGCTCCAGAAATACTACTTGGATCGCGCCACTATTCTACTCCAGTGGATGTGTGGTCAGTTGGTTGTATATTTGCTGAAATGGTAAATCAGCAAGCACTGTTTCCTGGGGACTCGGAGATTGATGAactctttaaaatttttag AGTCATGGGTACCCCAAACGAAGATACATGGCCAGGAGTGACATCTCTTCCTGATTTCAAGTCAGCTTTTCCAAAATGGCCGTCTAAG GATCTGGCTACTGTGGTTCCAAATCTTGATGCAGCTGGCCTTAACCTCCTTGGT AAAATGCTCTGCTTGGATCCCACCAAACGGACTACGGCCAGAAGTGCTCTTGAGCATGAGTACTTCAAGGATATTGGATTGATCCCTTAA